The Aureitalea marina genome includes a window with the following:
- a CDS encoding DUF4105 domain-containing protein has protein sequence MRQQLTLLLSTFLILFSAGVHAQKEVNFADPKISLITVGPGKNLYDKFGHTGIRLQDGDLDIVFNYGSYDFDTPNFYLKFAQGQMMYKVTTNYFESFLNFYKGENRWVKEQVLLLSPEEKSKMMDFLRENIKPENSRYRYDFFYDNCATKPRDVIFKGRESLVTIDESYASDGLTFRQLIQQNVHWNTWGSMGMDLGIGAVTDRVATAWEYQFLPEYVSQAVAGAQMTVDGREVPLAGASRMLFENEPVEDGANFLLSPLLLFILIGGLIIWVTWKDTSNGRRSRWLDISIMGLTGIVGVILMLLWFATEHSTTANNYNLLWASPLSLIALWPLTKMQPPRWCRRYIAFLLLMGVLMIIHWLTGVQEFALSLIPLFLALGYRYLYLFLVLPK, from the coding sequence ATGAGACAACAACTTACACTACTCCTTAGTACATTCCTCATCCTCTTCAGTGCAGGAGTACACGCCCAGAAGGAGGTTAATTTTGCAGACCCCAAGATCTCCCTGATCACTGTTGGGCCTGGAAAGAATCTGTATGACAAATTTGGCCATACAGGCATCCGTTTACAAGATGGCGATCTGGACATCGTATTCAATTACGGCAGCTACGATTTTGACACTCCTAACTTTTACCTGAAGTTCGCCCAAGGGCAAATGATGTACAAGGTGACCACCAACTACTTTGAGTCCTTTCTAAACTTTTACAAGGGAGAGAATAGATGGGTTAAGGAACAGGTACTTCTGCTCTCACCTGAGGAGAAATCGAAAATGATGGATTTCCTGAGGGAGAACATCAAACCTGAGAATTCCCGGTATCGCTATGACTTCTTTTACGACAACTGCGCTACCAAACCGCGGGATGTGATCTTTAAAGGCCGAGAAAGCTTGGTGACCATCGATGAGTCCTATGCTTCGGATGGTCTTACATTCCGGCAATTGATTCAGCAAAATGTACATTGGAATACCTGGGGTAGTATGGGAATGGACCTGGGTATAGGTGCAGTAACAGATAGAGTAGCCACTGCCTGGGAGTATCAATTTCTGCCCGAATATGTTTCACAAGCCGTGGCAGGTGCCCAAATGACTGTGGATGGACGAGAAGTTCCCTTGGCCGGTGCCTCCAGGATGCTTTTCGAGAATGAACCTGTTGAGGACGGTGCTAACTTTTTACTGAGTCCGTTGTTGCTCTTCATTCTGATTGGGGGGTTGATCATATGGGTGACTTGGAAGGACACCTCCAATGGACGCCGTAGTCGATGGCTGGATATATCGATCATGGGACTCACTGGCATTGTTGGGGTCATATTGATGCTGTTGTGGTTTGCCACCGAACATTCTACCACAGCCAACAACTACAATCTGCTTTGGGCCTCTCCATTGTCCCTGATCGCCCTCTGGCCGCTTACCAAGATGCAACCACCTCGCTGGTGTCGTAGATACATCGCGTTCTTACTTTTGATGGGAGTATTGATGATCATCCATTGGCTAACCGGCGTGCAGGAATTTGCGCTTTCATTAATTCCCCTATTTCTGGCATTGGGGTATCGCTATCTCTACCTGTTCCTGGTACTTCCTAAATAG
- the lptB gene encoding LPS export ABC transporter ATP-binding protein, whose amino-acid sequence MQLRAENLMKSYKGRKVVKGISLEVNPGEIVGLLGPNGAGKTTSFYMIVGLIKPNGGQIFLNDTEITKFPMYKRAQNGIGYLAQEASVFRKLSIEDNILSVLQLTKLSKKEQNMRMEALIEEFGLGHIRKNRGDLLSGGERRRTEIARALATSPNFILLDEPFAGVDPIAVEDIQRIVAQLKNKNIGILITDHNVQETLAITDRTYLMFEGSILEHGQPEELAANEMVRKVYLGQNFELRKKKLEF is encoded by the coding sequence ATGCAGTTACGGGCAGAAAATCTGATGAAGTCCTATAAAGGGCGTAAGGTGGTTAAAGGTATCTCCCTGGAGGTGAACCCAGGAGAGATCGTTGGACTCTTGGGACCAAATGGCGCCGGTAAAACCACTTCCTTTTATATGATCGTTGGGCTGATCAAACCCAATGGTGGTCAGATTTTTCTAAACGATACCGAGATCACCAAATTTCCCATGTACAAGCGGGCACAAAATGGGATCGGATACCTAGCCCAGGAAGCCTCGGTCTTCCGTAAACTCAGTATAGAGGACAATATTCTCAGTGTACTTCAGCTCACCAAGCTCTCCAAAAAGGAGCAAAACATGCGCATGGAAGCCCTGATAGAAGAGTTCGGGCTTGGACATATCCGAAAGAATCGCGGAGATCTGCTCAGCGGTGGTGAGAGACGACGAACGGAGATCGCTCGTGCCTTGGCTACCAGTCCTAATTTCATTCTGCTGGACGAACCTTTTGCTGGAGTAGACCCCATAGCCGTAGAGGATATCCAGCGAATTGTTGCCCAACTCAAGAACAAGAATATCGGGATACTTATCACAGACCACAATGTCCAGGAGACCTTGGCTATTACAGATCGTACATACCTGATGTTCGAAGGAAGTATATTGGAGCACGGTCAGCCAGAAGAACTAGCCGCCAATGAAATGGTCCGCAAGGTATACCTGGGACAGAACTTCGAGCTCAGAAAGAAGAAACTGGAATTCTAA
- a CDS encoding PorV/PorQ family protein produces MNIGVDAAAFGMANAVIASSSNVNSGYWNPAGLVNLEDNQLALMHASYFANIANYDYGAFAMPLDDQSAIALSVIRFGVDDILNTTQLIDEQGNIDYNRISLFSTADYGITFSYARRLPLEGLDLGVNAKVIRRIIGDFASSWGFGLDAGLQYRTGNDWMFGVMVRDITTTFNAWTIDEDEFATIQNAVPGQNQELPETTEITIPKLQLGMGKKWVFHYDFALLAEVDLNFRFAETNDIISSSFASITPAVGLEFGYIDMIFVRGGVGNFQNITQLDGSDSVGFQPNIGVGFKYKGIAIDYALTDIGDQSAALYSNVFSLTLDWSIFR; encoded by the coding sequence ATGAATATCGGGGTGGATGCTGCTGCATTTGGTATGGCCAATGCCGTGATTGCCTCTTCATCTAATGTGAATTCTGGCTATTGGAACCCAGCCGGTTTGGTCAATCTAGAGGACAATCAACTCGCCTTGATGCACGCCTCCTATTTTGCCAACATTGCCAATTATGATTACGGTGCATTTGCCATGCCATTGGACGATCAGTCTGCCATAGCCTTGTCCGTGATCCGATTCGGTGTAGACGATATACTGAATACGACCCAGTTGATCGACGAGCAGGGTAATATCGATTATAACCGCATCAGTCTCTTTTCCACTGCAGATTATGGAATCACCTTCTCCTATGCGCGTCGGCTACCTTTGGAAGGATTGGATCTGGGTGTGAATGCAAAAGTGATCAGACGGATCATAGGGGACTTTGCCTCCTCGTGGGGATTCGGACTGGATGCAGGGCTTCAATATAGAACGGGTAATGACTGGATGTTCGGGGTCATGGTCAGGGACATCACGACCACCTTCAATGCCTGGACCATAGACGAGGATGAATTTGCCACTATCCAGAATGCTGTACCCGGTCAAAACCAAGAATTACCGGAAACCACAGAGATAACTATCCCTAAGCTTCAATTGGGGATGGGTAAGAAGTGGGTTTTCCACTACGACTTTGCCCTGCTTGCGGAGGTTGATCTGAACTTTCGATTTGCAGAGACCAACGATATTATTTCCAGCTCTTTCGCAAGTATTACCCCTGCCGTAGGTTTGGAATTTGGTTATATCGACATGATATTTGTACGAGGAGGGGTCGGGAACTTCCAAAATATCACCCAATTAGATGGCAGTGATTCCGTTGGATTTCAACCCAATATCGGGGTTGGTTTTAAGTACAAAGGAATTGCCATAGACTATGCCCTTACGGATATCGGCGATCAAAGCGCTGCCTTGTACTCCAATGTATTTTCGCTTACCTTGGACTGGAGTATTTTCCGATGA
- a CDS encoding carboxymuconolactone decarboxylase family protein, producing the protein MSNAVEEFNAYRAKMNDKILADNNKIVKRIFNLDTNAFTEGALSKKTKEILGLGNSLVLRCDDCVRYHLETCYKLGITKEEVVEAMSVSLLIGGTIVIPHLRRAYEYWEALEEQE; encoded by the coding sequence ATGAGCAATGCAGTAGAGGAATTTAACGCCTACAGGGCCAAGATGAACGATAAGATCCTGGCCGATAACAATAAGATCGTCAAGCGGATCTTTAACCTGGACACCAATGCGTTTACAGAAGGCGCCCTGTCCAAAAAGACCAAGGAAATTCTTGGGCTAGGCAATAGCCTGGTATTGCGCTGTGATGACTGTGTCCGTTATCATCTTGAAACTTGTTACAAACTGGGAATAACCAAAGAGGAGGTTGTAGAAGCCATGAGCGTGAGTCTGCTGATTGGTGGTACCATAGTCATTCCTCATTTGCGTAGAGCCTATGAATACTGGGAAGCGCTTGAGGAACAGGAGTAG
- a CDS encoding sulfotransferase, with product MKLKHAIVIHGPGRSGTTMLDNILSIHQDFYWISSYLNKYPKCTELSILNRLTRIGFLERNLRKNRYFPKPNEAYDFWRSKFSNFNAGEQVLVDPEEVERCIKCLKEIQTFASGDRFITKFTGASRANFIDSLFEDPIVLWIDREPKAIIMSYFKQNWHYRNESTERNKKTVIELIDEYSKHLEDVLDRREHLTKFRLKQLYYEDMVSNPDVFFKDLCLELNLSFDERFERRVRNWVIRKNTNTQYKSLLTKSEQAYLHERSIPIAKRMGYI from the coding sequence ATGAAGCTCAAGCACGCAATAGTAATTCATGGCCCAGGACGGAGTGGAACTACGATGTTAGACAACATCCTTTCCATTCACCAGGACTTCTATTGGATTTCCAGTTACCTCAATAAATATCCAAAATGCACGGAACTTTCGATTCTTAATCGACTGACAAGAATCGGATTTTTGGAAAGAAATTTGAGAAAGAACCGCTATTTCCCGAAGCCGAATGAGGCCTATGACTTCTGGCGATCCAAATTTTCAAATTTCAACGCCGGAGAACAGGTGCTTGTGGATCCGGAGGAGGTCGAGAGGTGCATAAAGTGTCTCAAAGAAATACAAACATTTGCTTCAGGGGATAGGTTCATCACCAAATTCACAGGAGCATCTCGAGCGAACTTCATTGATAGTCTCTTTGAGGACCCTATAGTACTATGGATCGATAGAGAACCAAAGGCGATTATCATGTCCTATTTTAAGCAGAATTGGCATTATCGCAATGAGTCGACTGAACGGAATAAAAAGACCGTAATAGAACTGATCGATGAGTATTCAAAACATCTGGAGGATGTCCTGGATCGTAGAGAACATCTGACAAAATTTAGACTGAAACAACTTTATTACGAAGACATGGTCTCGAATCCTGATGTGTTCTTTAAGGATTTATGTCTTGAACTTAATTTGTCTTTCGACGAGCGCTTCGAGAGACGCGTCCGGAATTGGGTCATCCGAAAGAACACAAATACGCAGTATAAGTCGCTGCTAACGAAATCTGAACAGGCATATCTTCATGAACGTTCAATACCTATAGCCAAAAGAATGGGATATATCTAG
- a CDS encoding CDP-alcohol phosphatidyltransferase family protein has translation MVKQLPNLITTLNLLCGCLGAIFAVSGDLVAAAIFVFLGIFFDFFDGLAARLLNAQSDVGREFDSLADVITSGLVPGLVMVQLFQIGLFGEMRSFLDLVSNQPWKTYWMDYLPFVGLIVTVGAAYRLAKFNVDTRQTTGFIGLPTPANALLILSMPLIFEFQYSPEVENWVFNPYFLAGLTVFSAFIMNAEVPIFALKFKSWDWASNKVRYIFLIIAVIALIALKFLAIPLLILLYILISLFWRD, from the coding sequence ATGGTCAAACAACTTCCTAACCTGATCACCACCCTGAATTTATTGTGCGGATGTCTGGGTGCTATCTTTGCCGTTTCCGGAGATCTTGTTGCGGCAGCCATCTTTGTTTTCCTCGGTATCTTTTTTGATTTCTTTGACGGCTTGGCCGCCCGATTGCTGAATGCACAGTCTGATGTAGGGCGTGAATTCGACTCCCTGGCAGACGTTATTACCTCTGGCCTTGTGCCGGGGTTGGTTATGGTGCAGTTGTTTCAGATCGGCTTGTTTGGTGAGATGAGATCCTTCCTCGACCTCGTTTCCAATCAGCCCTGGAAGACCTATTGGATGGATTATTTGCCATTTGTTGGTCTTATCGTGACGGTGGGTGCAGCCTATCGCCTGGCCAAATTCAATGTAGATACCCGGCAGACTACCGGCTTTATAGGTTTACCAACACCTGCAAATGCCTTGCTTATTTTGAGCATGCCGCTGATCTTCGAATTTCAATACAGCCCGGAGGTAGAGAATTGGGTCTTCAATCCTTATTTTTTGGCAGGATTGACGGTTTTCTCGGCATTTATCATGAACGCTGAAGTCCCCATCTTCGCCCTGAAATTCAAGAGTTGGGATTGGGCGAGCAATAAGGTTCGTTATATATTCTTGATTATTGCTGTAATTGCTTTGATCGCCTTGAAGTTCCTGGCGATACCCTTACTGATACTGCTCTATATCCTGATCTCGCTCTTCTGGAGAGATTAG
- a CDS encoding sugar transferase — translation MSAKSSIHFEISERKVLLRIFDVISVLLVLSVVGNLFDFDYFKINADNWLWSAVLGFYLIVFGTIFELYDLQKAGRFEVVVQNVILTSSVTVLVYLLTPFLTPVLPDNRLQIVYFYIAINVALFGWRYAYITLISAARFYKEVLLICDSRDLESIREALYKSDPNYKLMGFVNTGPYSPSDEHGITEYRRQEIEPLLAGNKVSEVVVASPWDGGMTVKLYNTLINLLEKGVSIREYTQVYEEITHRVPVQHVDKDFYRYFPFSRSNQNKLYLFFHRILDLLFSLFGLVFGLLISPIVLVGNLIGNRGPIFYTQERVGRNGAHFKIYKLRSMVVDAEKDGAQFAGKRDHRVTKFGRFLRRSRFDEIPQFINVIKGDMSVIGPRPERPVFVKELSQSIPFYEVRHLVKPGVTGWAQVNAKYGESQEDSLEKLQYDLYYIKHRSLFLDISIVFKTLSTIIFFRGQ, via the coding sequence ATGTCTGCTAAGTCGAGTATCCATTTTGAGATATCCGAACGCAAAGTACTTTTACGCATCTTCGATGTGATCAGTGTTTTGTTGGTCTTATCTGTAGTAGGCAACCTCTTCGATTTCGATTATTTCAAGATAAACGCGGATAACTGGCTGTGGTCGGCTGTGTTGGGCTTCTACCTCATTGTCTTTGGAACCATCTTCGAGTTATACGATCTGCAAAAAGCCGGACGTTTTGAAGTAGTGGTCCAGAATGTGATCCTTACTTCCTCGGTTACCGTGCTGGTCTACCTGCTGACCCCCTTCCTAACACCAGTCCTACCAGACAATCGCTTGCAGATCGTCTATTTCTACATTGCCATCAATGTGGCCTTGTTTGGCTGGCGCTATGCCTATATCACCTTGATCAGTGCCGCCCGATTTTACAAGGAAGTCTTACTGATCTGCGATTCCAGGGACCTGGAGTCAATTCGGGAAGCTTTGTATAAATCTGACCCGAATTACAAATTGATGGGATTTGTCAATACAGGGCCCTATTCGCCTTCAGACGAGCACGGTATCACAGAGTACCGTAGACAGGAAATTGAGCCTTTACTGGCTGGAAATAAGGTTTCAGAAGTTGTAGTTGCTTCTCCATGGGATGGGGGAATGACCGTCAAGTTGTACAACACCCTGATCAATTTATTGGAAAAAGGAGTCTCCATTCGAGAATACACTCAAGTGTATGAAGAGATCACCCATCGTGTTCCAGTACAACATGTGGATAAGGATTTCTATCGATATTTCCCGTTTAGTAGATCCAACCAGAATAAGTTATACCTCTTCTTTCATCGCATATTGGACCTGTTATTTTCATTATTCGGTCTGGTATTTGGCCTGCTGATCAGCCCGATAGTGCTAGTTGGGAATTTAATCGGAAATCGAGGCCCCATTTTTTACACCCAGGAACGTGTCGGTCGCAATGGTGCGCATTTTAAGATCTATAAACTGCGTTCTATGGTGGTGGATGCGGAGAAGGACGGAGCTCAATTTGCTGGTAAGCGGGATCATCGGGTCACCAAATTTGGTCGTTTTCTTAGGCGTTCCCGATTTGATGAGATCCCACAATTCATCAATGTGATCAAAGGGGATATGAGTGTGATCGGCCCACGTCCAGAACGCCCGGTATTTGTCAAAGAATTGTCCCAGAGCATTCCTTTTTATGAAGTTCGCCACTTGGTTAAGCCAGGTGTCACCGGTTGGGCCCAGGTTAATGCGAAGTACGGAGAGTCCCAGGAAGACTCCTTGGAGAAACTACAGTACGATCTTTATTACATCAAGCATCGCAGTCTGTTTTTGGACATCAGCATCGTTTTTAAAACACTGAGCACCATTATCTTCTTCAGGGGGCAATAA
- a CDS encoding KpsF/GutQ family sugar-phosphate isomerase, translated as MSNAKEQIIRVARETILLESNAIQNLAQLVDEEFALATQFILKSEGRVIITGIGKSANIATKIVATLNSTGTPAIFMHAADAIHGDLGTIQENDVVICISKSGNTPEIKVLVPLIKTRGNKLIAITSNRESFLGKQADYVLNAYVEKEACPNNLAPTTSTTAQLVIGDALAMSLLEMRGFSSKDFARFHPGGSLGKQLYMRVSDLTALNEKPMVSPDANVKEVIVEISEKMLGVTAVIEDDKIIGIITDGDLRRMLVSVDNMNGVTARDIMTKDPKLIDNDAMAVKAMELMDQHGITQVLAQENGKYMGVVHIHNLTKEGII; from the coding sequence ATGTCAAACGCAAAAGAACAAATCATCCGAGTTGCCAGGGAAACCATTCTGTTAGAGAGCAATGCCATTCAGAACCTGGCCCAATTGGTGGACGAGGAGTTTGCCCTGGCCACTCAATTCATCCTGAAATCCGAGGGGCGGGTGATCATCACCGGAATCGGCAAGAGTGCGAACATAGCAACCAAGATAGTAGCTACCCTTAACTCGACTGGTACACCGGCTATTTTCATGCATGCAGCAGATGCCATTCACGGCGATCTGGGAACCATTCAGGAGAACGATGTGGTGATCTGTATTTCCAAAAGTGGGAATACCCCGGAGATCAAAGTTTTAGTTCCCCTGATCAAGACCAGAGGCAACAAATTGATCGCGATTACTTCCAACAGGGAATCCTTCCTTGGCAAACAAGCAGATTATGTGCTTAATGCCTATGTGGAAAAAGAAGCCTGTCCCAATAACTTGGCTCCAACTACCAGTACGACGGCTCAATTGGTCATCGGAGATGCCCTGGCCATGAGCCTGTTAGAAATGAGGGGATTCTCCAGCAAGGATTTTGCCCGTTTTCATCCTGGAGGATCCTTAGGCAAGCAACTCTATATGCGCGTAAGTGACCTGACCGCCCTAAACGAGAAACCGATGGTCAGTCCGGATGCAAACGTTAAGGAGGTGATCGTAGAGATCTCGGAAAAGATGCTCGGAGTAACCGCTGTGATCGAAGATGATAAGATCATTGGGATCATTACCGATGGAGACCTTAGGCGGATGTTGGTCAGTGTAGACAATATGAACGGGGTTACCGCCAGGGATATCATGACCAAGGATCCAAAACTGATCGACAATGACGCCATGGCAGTCAAAGCAATGGAATTGATGGACCAGCACGGGATTACACAGGTTCTGGCCCAGGAGAACGGCAAGTATATGGGGGTTGTCCACATTCACAACCTCACAAAAGAGGGAATTATATAA
- the tatC gene encoding twin-arginine translocase subunit TatC → MTDSAQNQEKEMSFLDHLEELRWHLIRSTLAVVILATIAFMFKEFIFDVILFGPKKADFPTYRLLCKSAQMLGLDSFCFNELPFRVQSRTMAGQFSAHIWTSITAGFILAFPYVLYEFWKFVSPGLHQNERKTARGFILVASLLFFLGVLFGYYVVTPLSMNFLGSYQVSDQVFNDFDLSSYIGLVRACALSSGLIFELPIVIYFLTKIGIVTPEILKKYRKFALVGVLILSAIITPPDIASQIIVAIPVIILYEISILISRRVIKRQERKAAKK, encoded by the coding sequence ATGACAGATTCTGCACAGAACCAGGAAAAGGAAATGTCCTTTCTGGACCACCTTGAAGAATTGCGCTGGCATTTGATCCGATCTACCCTGGCCGTAGTCATCCTGGCCACTATTGCCTTTATGTTTAAGGAGTTCATCTTCGATGTGATCCTATTCGGTCCTAAAAAGGCCGACTTTCCAACCTATCGATTGCTTTGTAAATCGGCTCAAATGCTAGGCTTGGATAGTTTCTGCTTCAATGAATTACCCTTTCGGGTACAGAGCCGTACCATGGCCGGGCAATTCTCTGCACATATCTGGACTTCCATAACTGCTGGATTTATCCTGGCATTTCCTTATGTGCTTTACGAGTTCTGGAAGTTTGTGAGTCCCGGGCTGCATCAGAATGAACGAAAAACGGCCAGGGGTTTTATCCTGGTGGCCTCCTTATTATTCTTTTTAGGTGTCTTATTCGGCTATTATGTGGTTACACCGCTTTCCATGAACTTCCTGGGAAGTTACCAGGTTAGCGACCAGGTGTTCAACGATTTTGACCTGAGCAGTTATATCGGTCTCGTCCGGGCTTGTGCACTCTCCAGTGGTCTGATCTTCGAATTGCCGATTGTGATCTACTTCCTGACCAAGATCGGGATCGTTACCCCGGAGATCCTCAAAAAATACAGGAAATTTGCGTTGGTAGGGGTACTTATACTATCTGCCATCATCACCCCGCCGGATATTGCCAGTCAGATAATTGTGGCCATCCCGGTGATCATTTTATATGAGATCAGCATATTGATCTCCCGTCGTGTAATTAAAAGACAAGAACGAAAAGCTGCCAAGAAATGA
- the recQ gene encoding DNA helicase RecQ has product MSKVVAHTDLNQSLKKYFGFDTFKGLQEEVIESVIAGHNTFVIMPTGGGKSLCYQLPALLKEGTAIVVSPLIALMKNQVDALRAISSEEGIAHVLNSSLNKTEVRRVKDDITNGVTKLLYVAPESLTKEEYINFLNSVTISFVAIDEAHCISEWGHDFRPEYRNLKTIIRRIGDNIPIVGLTATATPKVQEDILKNLGIQDANTFKASFNRPNLYYEIRPKTIQVDADITRFVKQHEGKSGIIYCLSRKRVEELAQTLQVNGIKAIPYHAGLDAKTRVKHQDMFLMEDADVVVATIAFGMGIDKPDVRFVIHNDMPKSIESYYQETGRAGRDGGEGHCLAFYSYKDIEKLEKFMSGKPVAEQEIGHALLQEVVAFAETSISRRKFILHYFGEEFDNETGEGGDMDDNMRHPKKKHEAQPDAEMLLGVVQKTKEKYKAKEIVNVLVGNVNAMIKSHRTDEQAFFGVGKDKTAEHWMALLRQLLVANFIRKDIETYGVIKLTEYGLHYIDHPVSFMMTEDHSYKQANDDTILTVQKGSGGSADDQLFKMLKSERKRVADKLSLPPFVIFQDPSLEDMSLKYPITLAELSNVHGVGEGKAKKYGSSFLELIKKYVDEHDIQRPDDFVVKSTGSNSALKLYIIQSVDRKLPLDDIAGAKGLEMVDFIKEMEAIVYSGTKLNIDYWIDEVLDEDQQEEIHEYFLEAETDKIDEAMEEFDGDYDDEELRLYRIKFISELAN; this is encoded by the coding sequence GTGAGTAAAGTAGTGGCGCATACGGATCTTAATCAGTCGCTCAAAAAATACTTTGGCTTTGACACCTTTAAGGGATTACAGGAAGAAGTGATTGAGAGTGTGATCGCGGGGCACAATACCTTTGTGATCATGCCAACAGGCGGAGGCAAGTCCCTTTGTTATCAATTACCGGCCTTGCTTAAGGAGGGAACAGCCATCGTGGTGTCTCCTTTGATTGCCCTGATGAAAAACCAGGTAGACGCCCTTAGAGCGATTTCCTCAGAGGAGGGAATCGCTCATGTGCTCAATTCCTCTCTGAATAAAACAGAGGTCAGGCGGGTAAAGGACGACATTACCAATGGTGTAACCAAATTACTCTATGTCGCCCCAGAATCCCTAACCAAGGAAGAGTATATCAATTTCCTGAATTCGGTCACCATTTCTTTTGTGGCGATCGATGAGGCTCACTGTATCAGTGAATGGGGGCACGACTTCAGACCAGAATACCGCAATCTAAAGACCATAATTCGGAGGATAGGGGATAACATTCCCATTGTTGGGCTTACAGCTACCGCCACGCCCAAAGTACAAGAAGACATTCTCAAAAATTTGGGGATCCAGGATGCCAATACATTCAAGGCTTCCTTTAACAGGCCGAATCTTTATTATGAGATACGCCCAAAGACCATACAGGTGGATGCCGATATTACTCGTTTTGTCAAACAACACGAAGGCAAGAGCGGGATCATTTATTGTTTGAGTCGCAAGCGGGTTGAAGAACTCGCCCAAACCCTACAGGTAAATGGGATAAAGGCAATTCCCTATCATGCCGGGCTGGATGCCAAGACACGCGTAAAACATCAGGATATGTTCCTAATGGAAGATGCCGATGTGGTGGTTGCCACCATTGCATTTGGTATGGGTATCGATAAACCGGATGTCCGTTTTGTGATCCACAATGATATGCCCAAGAGCATAGAGAGTTATTACCAGGAGACGGGCCGCGCAGGACGTGATGGAGGAGAAGGGCATTGTCTGGCATTCTACAGTTATAAGGATATCGAGAAGTTGGAGAAGTTTATGAGCGGAAAACCAGTGGCCGAACAGGAGATCGGACATGCCCTCCTGCAAGAGGTCGTTGCTTTTGCAGAGACCTCCATCTCCCGTCGTAAATTCATTCTGCATTATTTCGGGGAAGAGTTTGACAATGAGACAGGAGAAGGGGGAGATATGGACGACAATATGCGTCACCCTAAAAAGAAGCATGAAGCGCAGCCGGATGCCGAGATGCTGCTGGGCGTTGTTCAAAAGACCAAGGAGAAGTACAAGGCCAAAGAGATCGTCAACGTATTGGTTGGCAATGTCAACGCCATGATCAAGTCTCACCGTACGGACGAACAAGCGTTTTTCGGAGTCGGTAAGGATAAAACGGCAGAACATTGGATGGCCTTGTTGCGCCAATTGCTGGTGGCCAATTTCATCCGGAAGGATATTGAAACCTATGGTGTGATCAAGCTCACCGAATACGGCTTGCATTACATTGATCATCCCGTATCGTTCATGATGACCGAGGATCACTCTTATAAGCAGGCCAATGACGATACCATCTTGACCGTCCAAAAGGGTAGTGGTGGCTCGGCGGACGATCAGCTGTTTAAGATGCTTAAAAGTGAAAGAAAACGGGTCGCGGACAAGTTGAGTCTTCCGCCTTTTGTGATCTTCCAGGATCCTTCATTGGAAGATATGTCACTTAAATACCCCATCACCTTGGCCGAGTTGTCCAATGTCCATGGAGTGGGAGAGGGTAAGGCCAAGAAATACGGCAGTAGTTTCCTGGAGCTGATAAAAAAGTATGTCGATGAGCATGATATCCAGCGCCCGGATGATTTCGTTGTAAAATCCACAGGCTCCAATAGTGCACTAAAGCTATACATTATTCAGAGTGTGGACCGCAAACTTCCCTTGGATGATATCGCCGGGGCCAAAGGCCTGGAAATGGTCGATTTTATCAAGGAGATGGAGGCGATCGTTTATAGCGGTACTAAGCTGAATATCGATTATTGGATTGATGAGGTTTTGGACGAGGACCAGCAGGAAGAGATCCATGAGTACTTCCTGGAGGCAGAAACAGACAAGATAGATGAGGCCATGGAAGAGTTCGACGGGGACTACGATGATGAAGAACTTCGCCTTTACCGCATCAAATTCATTAGCGAACTAGCTAACTAA